atcttgcTAAAATTACTcaactttattttaacatttttcgattttaaatatttgtttattactaaatgtatgctatgtataatgtacgaACATAATGTATTTAGATTTTCTTAATACTTCATCAGTTCAGGGTTCTAATATAAATCaagtcattataaatattatctacaagttcgtataaatagaaaataaaaacataaattaaaattgtttcaggtataatattaattttaacattaaaatatcaattccATACAAAACTAGTTTAAACCaatgatcaattattatttgtcaacCAAATAATCAACTACCTAGTATTtggtatctataatatgtatatatttgttaattattaatttttaattatactgataaattaaagtatgtagattttcaaaataaaaaaacacacattaataatgctttttaaactttgaaatgGTGTAACTCGACAATTTCTTCACTTAATCTTCTACTTATTCTTTTACaacttttacttatattattttattgtatataatatatttatggtattttttataacgttatataacagatgatattttattaattaataacagttGTATTTAAAGATACCAAAACAATATCGATTCAGAACttcgttaattattattcatttaatttaattttgaaaaaaaagatcgatataatataatgtgaataCTAACGgcaatacctactaaaaataaaggtaTGTTAAAGCACGTTTAACACAGTGCACTTGTGTGTGCTTTTAtacgtatacttataatattatctgtacCTATTTcacgtaaatttattatttagtttcatATAAATCtactgaataattattattttctttgaaccattcctattataatagagcaaaacaataacaattcgAACTaatgatcaatttaaataatatactaaatacataaagggttataatatattttactgttttaacacaaataaaaatcaccCATTACATTAGtatgtttatgaaaataatcagtagaataatattttacttaataatattgctgACGATTGTCGTATGGTCAGTTGTTCAATTGTGATCAGTAATCGGTATTCAGTGTTAACTACCTAAAATCTGGcactcattaaatattaactttactctacataaatatagatatagttatataatatattattaatattggccattttacttattattttagtaattatttatatcttatttaactattgtatttttttaataattataattaaatataacaacttTATACTAGCCTCCcagtatcatataaaaattataccagaatttattttctaaaactgtattcttttttttttttaagaaaaaaaagtgaaaagcTTATTGATATatagttcataataaattattagcatatttaaactgtattaatcatatttagaAGTATTTATAGGAAGCTATATCGGCTATTACAAAGGACTTAACTAATAAATGTGAGGTAAAACAAGAAGAATATAAAATCGATGCTAAGAATAAGATGTTTAGAAGtattgaaaaatcattaaaattaagggaaaattttataaaacaggaATTCGGatattttaaagaacaaaATCTAGCGGATTTCAAAGACTACTATCGACGactgattttgttttatcgtTTGAATTTCGAAAAAAGACTAGCTGAcatggaaaaaaaacataatacaaaatacgaaACGATGAAACAATCATTTGTAcatcagtataaaaaaaaaatcgatttagagaaaaagaaattagaagaaaaattattgttagaaAAACTAAACTTATTATCTGTTTCTGAGGTAGAAAAAGTTTCAGAATCGGAACCAttctaaaagaaaatatcaaaaataattttaaatgttaaatgagaaaacaaatattttaaattttgtacttaaaaataaaaacattgatcaacattaattgaatttaatgacTTAATCAGAAAAAACGTAGTAAACAAAAACAAGatgctttaaacattttatggaggttaaatattataaggatAGATCCAAGATGAAGAATCctcttaaattgaatttaaaataataaaagacaaacaaagtaaaaacaacattgtatctgtttacaaaattattggttttatttaaaaaacaaatataagtatataattattatttaattatttttgagtaaaatcataatctaaagtaataaaattaaaataatatattgtgaacAATTATTTCTGGTAGGATAAAGTATTAATAGgctttcaattttaataaaaaaatttaaaaatataagaagatCATTTACATAGACCTTGACAATATcgattggttttaaaatttaaaaaatatgctaacgataaattatattatagtattttaaaaaatacctacctaattgaatatatgtattacaattttaattttctattaaaaaattgattaacaagattattataatatgagctTTCTTatatgtgttaaatatttaattactgcaaataggaaaaaatgaaacatttgtaacaactattatattacatttcattactgtacaaaataataataagcaaataaattaaatacataattgtataactaATTATGATGTCTTATGctcatttcaaaaattaaaataagtgtcacgtactatatttaaattaataataataatatcaaaatatgtaactcacttattttgagaaaaatcATAGTGTTAAATCCAAAACCATATGCATACAGCATACAATCCTTATTGTTCTTAACAGAATAGCTGTAGGAACTTCTCTGAAACCGAACTCGCTGTGCAAACCACTTTTTATAGAAATCatattgaaacaatatttagaaaaaccatataaaataaaaacttcttTTGTTATGCAAACCATCGCTCATCATACAGTTCGTGATCCAAATATCGGTACTATATTGTCGTTTTTTACACTAGTCCGGTTTTAAGGAGAAACGTGTAGATCACACTACACTAACATCGTTAATGGAcactcaaatattattttacgtgattaattacttattcaaTGAGTAACGTTACTATAAACTTTCAATGCACGAtttcttgaaataatataataatttttaatttatacataacaaaatatatgacatttctaaaaatataaaataaactactccggtaataaacaaaaacaatatgtgCAGCCTCTATTATACATCGTGCAATGCttgcatattaataattttcaattagaaCGTAGGTACGAAGAAATATGTTTCCTTATGTAACGTTATAAATTCCCTTATTtcgttataaaattgtttttatgacaaaaaaaaattattaggtacaccgttaaaaaaaaatgtcaaatgtcatatctatatgactatattatatataaagataaatagaTTTACATAATGACATACGACATAGATTTTTTACcggattttatttaatttaatataaaaaagttttttatatggttcaacaacaatatttataatttaaatgcatctGTTGGcactatgttttaaattaagaaattttagtttcaataatagttatgtagtaataataaaaatattaatttttcctaGTAATAGATTTACGCCtgcctattttttttatacaaattaaaaacttattgtttaagatatattttaggtatacattaaaaaaataacgatattcaaaataacaaacgttgtatttttaaaaaatgtattcaattaaattaagtaaaataatgatgtacttattatttgaaacaaatacaatCTAACCGGGAGCTGAATATTGTCAGATCAGGTTTCAAAAATTGGTAACCATCGTTTTCAGAATCGTATTATGTGTTACAGAATTAtggagaataaaatataatatacaaatatgtatcatgtacacagaaaataatggaatttataaaatgtgtgttgtaaacataatattgtatataatccACTTGACGAGGCGTTTGATCGACCGTTGAATACATTGACGTCACTTCGATATATttgcatacataataaaaacaattttctcaACAtcgttatcattaaaaataattcaacaatctcagtaaaacaataaatgagaCTTTATTTAATGATGGAAACACGTTATACGGAGTAGTATagatatgacaattttacattaaaatta
The DNA window shown above is from Aphis gossypii isolate Hap1 chromosome 2, ASM2018417v2, whole genome shotgun sequence and carries:
- the LOC114121803 gene encoding uncharacterized protein LOC114121803 produces the protein MSNIQKKKNGFILCTQIIDNPIQLKSKKQINEKKKVRIAIDNKLGPVRHTQQIQANTHKYILEMGSVLEDKYFEPKHQQFNQIFKRKTDIIMEKINYQLEKDTEFIRSEYNKKLLEVTKDHMNKFNEAISAITKDLTNKCEVKQEEYKIDAKNKMFRSIEKSLKLRENFIKQEFGYFKEQNLADFKDYYRRLILFYRLNFEKRLADMEKKHNTKYETMKQSFVHQYKKKIDLEKKKLEEKLLLEKLNLLSVSEVEKVSESEPF